From one Rosa rugosa chromosome 4, drRosRugo1.1, whole genome shotgun sequence genomic stretch:
- the LOC133707524 gene encoding thylakoid lumenal 29 kDa protein, chloroplastic-like — MAVSFLSTVPNLLPIVPVNASITSAPRYPTLGATVRCSKIEADADNEERFKRRSILTCFGATVGLELVRSSGTFVEMADAADLIQRRQRSEFQSSIKDTLYKAIKENPDVIPSLLTLALNDIMTYDKASKTGGPNGSIRFSSEISRPENKGLVGALNLVEEAKKEIDSNSKGGPISYSDLIQHAAQSAIKQTFLASAIRKCGGNVEKGNLLYTAYGSNGQWGLFERNFGRTDTQEPDPEGRVPQWDKASVQEMKDKFSAVGFGPRQLAVMSGFLGPDQIATETLLATDPEVLPWVQKYQRSRETVSETDYEVDLITTLTKLSGLGQQINYEAYTYPVKKVDFSKLKL, encoded by the exons ATGGCGGTGTCTTTCCTTTCAACTGTCCCCAACCTGCTTCCTATTGTCCCCGTCAATGCTTCCATAACCTCTGCCCCAAGATATCCTACTCTTGGT GCTACAGTTCGTTGCAGTAAAATTGAAGCTGATGCTGATAATGAGGAAAGGTTTAAGCGGAGGAGCATTCTTACATGTTTTGGTGCCACTGTCGGCTTG GAATTAGTAAGAAGTTCAGGAACATTTGTTGAAATGGCTGATGCTGCTGATTTGATACAACGCAGGCAGCGTTCTGAATTTCAAT CAAGTATCAAGGATACCTTATACAAGGCTATAAAG GAAAATCCAGATGTTATCCCATCCTTACTCACTTTGGCATTGAATGATATTATGACTTATGATAAG GCTTCAAAAACCGGGGGCCCAAATGGATCTATCCGATTCAG CTCAGAGATCAGCAGACCTGAAAACAAGGGACTTGTTGGTGCTTTGAATTTAGTAGAGGAAGCAAAGAAGGAAATTGATTCGAATTCCAAAGGGGGGCCCATTTCCTATTCTGATCTGATCCAACATGCAG CACAAAGTGCCATTAAGCAAACCTTTCTAGCTTCTGCAATTCGCAAATGTGGAGGAAACGTTGAGAAGGGCAATTTGTTATACACTGCATATGGTTCAAATGGTCAG TGGGGATTATTTGAGAGGAATTTTGGAAGGACAGATACCCAAGAGCCAGATCCAGAGGGAAGGGTTCCCCAGTGGGACAAAGCAAGTGTTCAAGAAATGAAAGACAAGTTTTCTGCCGTTGGCTTTGGCCCCCGCCAG CTAGCTGTTATGTCTGGATTTTTGGGTCCTGATCAGATAGCCACAGAAACTTTATTAGCCACTGATCCAGAAGTTTTGCCGTGGGTTCAGAAGTATCAGCGCAGCAGGGAAACAGTGTCAGAAACAGATTATGAG GTTGATCTGATAACTACGCTCACAAAGTTGAGTGGTTTGGGCCAACAAATCAATTACGAGGCGTATACCTATCCAGTTAAAAAAGTTGATTTCAGCAAACTCAAATTGTGA
- the LOC133744149 gene encoding O-fucosyltransferase 7 isoform X2 yields the protein MQKKKLIALAALRKLLTCAICVIALVALFSVHVPIFPSSKKLTTEQSWTQELAPPQLWKAPLPSRKLDRSTGTLESDKLWRPPPNRDFVPCVEPSTNYTSPTESRGYLLVHTNGGLNQMRAGICDMVAVARIINATLVIPELDKRSFWKDSSNFSDVFDEDYFINALSNDVKIIKKLPKELATGTKAVKHFRSWSGMDYYLDEIASMWEEYEVIRAAKSDSRLANNNLPLDIQKLRCRACYEALRFAPHIEAMGKLLVDRMRSLGPYIALHLRFEEDMLAFSGCTQDLSPAEADELRIIRENTPYWKEKEINPVEQRSKGYCPLTPKEVGIFLTALGYPSSTPIYLAAGKIYGGDSHMADLRSRFPILMSKETLASVEELESFSDHASQMAALDYIVSVESDVFIPSYSGNMARAVEGHRRFLGHRKTISPDRKALVRLIDKLEQGTLKEGKNLSNRVIELHRRRQGNPRKRKGPISGTRGTERFRSEEPFYVNPLPDCLCKKELPMQATE from the exons atgcagaagaagaagctgaTAGCATTGGCGGCACTGAGGAAGCTGCTAACGTGCGCCATATGCGTAATAGCTCTGGTGGCTCTCTTCTCTGTCCACGTCCCCATTTTCCCTTCCTCCAAG AAGTTGACAACTGAGCAGAGCTGGACTCAGGAGCTTGCTCCACCTCAATTGTGGAAAGCGCCTCTGCCTTCTCGCAAG TTGGATCGTTCAACTGGAACTTTGGAATCTGACAAGCTATGGAGGCCTCCACCAAATCGTGATTTTGTGCCCTGTGTAGAGCCAAGTACCAATTATACAT CTCCTACAGAGTCCCGGGGCTACCTTCTGGTACATACGAATGGTGGGCTGAACCAGATGCGTGCTGGG ATATGTGACATGGTAGCTGTAGCCCGTATCATAAATGCCACTCTTGTAATTCCGGAACTTGATAAACGGTCATTTTGGAAAGACTCTAG CAACTTTTCAGATGTTTTCGATGAAGACTATTTCATCAATGCTCTATCTAATgatgtcaaaataataaaaaagctTCCCAAGGAACTGGCGACTGGTACCAAAGCCGTTAAGCATTTTAGAAGCTGGTCTGGTATGGATTACTACCTAGATGAGATAGCTAGCATGTGGGAAGAATATGAG GTTATTCGAGCTGCAAAATCTGATTCTCGCTTAGCAAATAACAACCTACCTTTAGATATTCAGAAGCTTCGCTGCCGTGCTTGTTATGAAGCGCTACGTTTTGCACCTCATATTGAAGCAATGGGAAAA TTGTTAGTGGATCGGATGAGGTCCTTAGGTCCTTACATAGCTCTGCATTTACGATTTGAGGAGGACATGCTTGCTTTTAGTGGATGCACGCAGGATTTATCACCAGCTGAAGCTGATGAACTAAGAATCATTCG AGAGAACACCCCATActggaaagaaaaggaaataaacCCCGTAGAACAGAGATCCAAAGGATATTGCCCCTTAACTCCAAAGGAGGTTGGAATTTTTCTCACCGCCCTTGGGTACCCATCGAGCACACCAATATACCTTGCGGCTGGAAAGATATATGGGGGCGACTCTCATATGGCAGATCTGCGATCCCGTTTTCCGATACTTATGAGTAAG GAAACATTGGCATCTGTCGAGGAGCTTGAATCTTTCAGCGATCATGCATCTCAGATGGCTGCACTTGACTACATTGTTTCAGTTGAAAGTGATGTATTTATTCCTTCATACTCTGGAAACATGGCGAGGGCAGTTGAAGGTCACCGTCGCTTTCTTGGTCACAGGAAGACAATATCTCCTGACAG aAAAGCCCTTGTTCGTCTGATTGACAAACTTGAGCAGGGAACCctgaaagaaggaaaaaatttATCAAATCGAGTTATTGAATTGCACAGGAGACG GCAGGGCAACCCGCGGAAGAGAAAAGGTCCCATTTCAGGAACCAGGGGTACGGAAAGGTTCCGTTCAGAAGAACCATTCTATGTTAACCCTTTACCGGATTGTTTGTGTAAGAAGGAATTGCCGATGCAAGCAACTGAGTAA
- the LOC133744149 gene encoding O-fucosyltransferase 7 isoform X1, with product MQKKKLIALAALRKLLTCAICVIALVALFSVHVPIFPSSKVPNFSDPFKLPTKLTTEQSWTQELAPPQLWKAPLPSRKLDRSTGTLESDKLWRPPPNRDFVPCVEPSTNYTSPTESRGYLLVHTNGGLNQMRAGICDMVAVARIINATLVIPELDKRSFWKDSSNFSDVFDEDYFINALSNDVKIIKKLPKELATGTKAVKHFRSWSGMDYYLDEIASMWEEYEVIRAAKSDSRLANNNLPLDIQKLRCRACYEALRFAPHIEAMGKLLVDRMRSLGPYIALHLRFEEDMLAFSGCTQDLSPAEADELRIIRENTPYWKEKEINPVEQRSKGYCPLTPKEVGIFLTALGYPSSTPIYLAAGKIYGGDSHMADLRSRFPILMSKETLASVEELESFSDHASQMAALDYIVSVESDVFIPSYSGNMARAVEGHRRFLGHRKTISPDRKALVRLIDKLEQGTLKEGKNLSNRVIELHRRRQGNPRKRKGPISGTRGTERFRSEEPFYVNPLPDCLCKKELPMQATE from the exons atgcagaagaagaagctgaTAGCATTGGCGGCACTGAGGAAGCTGCTAACGTGCGCCATATGCGTAATAGCTCTGGTGGCTCTCTTCTCTGTCCACGTCCCCATTTTCCCTTCCTCCAAGGTCCCTAACTTCTCTGACCCCTTCAAGCTCCCCACG AAGTTGACAACTGAGCAGAGCTGGACTCAGGAGCTTGCTCCACCTCAATTGTGGAAAGCGCCTCTGCCTTCTCGCAAG TTGGATCGTTCAACTGGAACTTTGGAATCTGACAAGCTATGGAGGCCTCCACCAAATCGTGATTTTGTGCCCTGTGTAGAGCCAAGTACCAATTATACAT CTCCTACAGAGTCCCGGGGCTACCTTCTGGTACATACGAATGGTGGGCTGAACCAGATGCGTGCTGGG ATATGTGACATGGTAGCTGTAGCCCGTATCATAAATGCCACTCTTGTAATTCCGGAACTTGATAAACGGTCATTTTGGAAAGACTCTAG CAACTTTTCAGATGTTTTCGATGAAGACTATTTCATCAATGCTCTATCTAATgatgtcaaaataataaaaaagctTCCCAAGGAACTGGCGACTGGTACCAAAGCCGTTAAGCATTTTAGAAGCTGGTCTGGTATGGATTACTACCTAGATGAGATAGCTAGCATGTGGGAAGAATATGAG GTTATTCGAGCTGCAAAATCTGATTCTCGCTTAGCAAATAACAACCTACCTTTAGATATTCAGAAGCTTCGCTGCCGTGCTTGTTATGAAGCGCTACGTTTTGCACCTCATATTGAAGCAATGGGAAAA TTGTTAGTGGATCGGATGAGGTCCTTAGGTCCTTACATAGCTCTGCATTTACGATTTGAGGAGGACATGCTTGCTTTTAGTGGATGCACGCAGGATTTATCACCAGCTGAAGCTGATGAACTAAGAATCATTCG AGAGAACACCCCATActggaaagaaaaggaaataaacCCCGTAGAACAGAGATCCAAAGGATATTGCCCCTTAACTCCAAAGGAGGTTGGAATTTTTCTCACCGCCCTTGGGTACCCATCGAGCACACCAATATACCTTGCGGCTGGAAAGATATATGGGGGCGACTCTCATATGGCAGATCTGCGATCCCGTTTTCCGATACTTATGAGTAAG GAAACATTGGCATCTGTCGAGGAGCTTGAATCTTTCAGCGATCATGCATCTCAGATGGCTGCACTTGACTACATTGTTTCAGTTGAAAGTGATGTATTTATTCCTTCATACTCTGGAAACATGGCGAGGGCAGTTGAAGGTCACCGTCGCTTTCTTGGTCACAGGAAGACAATATCTCCTGACAG aAAAGCCCTTGTTCGTCTGATTGACAAACTTGAGCAGGGAACCctgaaagaaggaaaaaatttATCAAATCGAGTTATTGAATTGCACAGGAGACG GCAGGGCAACCCGCGGAAGAGAAAAGGTCCCATTTCAGGAACCAGGGGTACGGAAAGGTTCCGTTCAGAAGAACCATTCTATGTTAACCCTTTACCGGATTGTTTGTGTAAGAAGGAATTGCCGATGCAAGCAACTGAGTAA